In one window of Streptomyces griseus subsp. griseus DNA:
- a CDS encoding ABC transporter ATP-binding protein encodes MADTSTPNGTAGGWALEARGLGKRYLGNWALRDCSFRVPAGRICGLVGPNGAGKSTLLGLATRQVQRTKGSLSIFGVPVDDPAVLPRIAFLGQDKPLFKRFTVADTLRLGAELNPGWDAAAAERIVRSGNVPAHARIGTLSGGQRTRVAFALAFGKRPDLLLLDEPMSDLDPLARDEMSTLLMAEAVERGTTVVMSSHMLTELEDMCDYLLVVAEGRIRMAGDADALVPAHTLVTGVTRDGALPAELDRHTVVESRVQGRQFQAMIRPKEPLSADWESVEPSLEEVLLAHLRSPDAPSLYTQGARVDAEGTQAA; translated from the coding sequence AAGCGCTATCTCGGCAACTGGGCGCTGCGCGACTGCTCCTTCCGCGTCCCGGCCGGACGCATCTGCGGGCTGGTCGGACCCAACGGCGCCGGCAAGAGCACCCTGCTGGGCCTGGCGACCCGTCAGGTGCAGCGCACGAAGGGCTCGTTGAGCATTTTCGGCGTCCCCGTCGACGACCCCGCCGTGCTGCCGAGGATCGCCTTCCTCGGCCAGGACAAGCCGTTGTTCAAGCGGTTCACCGTGGCCGACACCCTGCGGCTGGGCGCCGAGCTCAACCCCGGCTGGGACGCGGCGGCGGCGGAGCGGATCGTACGGTCCGGAAACGTTCCGGCGCACGCGAGGATCGGCACGCTCTCCGGCGGGCAGCGCACCCGCGTCGCCTTCGCGCTCGCCTTCGGCAAGCGCCCCGACCTGCTGCTCCTGGACGAGCCGATGTCGGACCTCGACCCGCTGGCCCGCGACGAGATGAGCACGCTGCTGATGGCCGAGGCCGTCGAACGCGGCACCACGGTGGTGATGTCCTCCCACATGCTGACCGAGCTGGAGGACATGTGCGACTACCTGCTGGTCGTCGCGGAGGGCCGGATCCGGATGGCAGGGGACGCCGACGCGCTCGTACCGGCCCACACCCTGGTGACGGGCGTGACCCGGGACGGGGCCCTGCCGGCCGAGCTGGACCGGCACACCGTGGTCGAATCCCGCGTCCAGGGACGGCAGTTCCAGGCGATGATCCGGCCGAAGGAGCCGCTGTCCGCCGACTGGGAGAGCGTCGAACCCTCCCTGGAGGAAGTCCTGCTCGCCCATCTCCGCTCACCGGACGCACCCTCGCTCTACACCCAGGGCGCCCGCGTCGACGCCGAAGGGACCCAGGCCGCATGA
- a CDS encoding ABC transporter permease yields the protein MSTPTLTESPAALRPRRRLLRGLPWLVVRQHRTALACILGITVLGTLWIVYQRYEMVQLLDARGWPEKGVRHSVDESRGYGYVSSLLSGLPLILAVFVGAPLIAGDRENGTAQLVTTQSVTRRQWLVAKLGFAYGLALVCGLVLSAAFTWWWQPHRTLFFSKWVEGPIFDNTGPVLPALLLFMTAASITIGVLLRRLVPAMAVALAFTGVFSYLWDEIRVRLGSTQMFTYPMESELPARFDQAYEVDRWVGNAQGELFGWGTCAEATEKAQNACIKEHGIINDVIEYLDYDQMAAMQWTAAGILLAGTALLTAFVLWRVSRRPL from the coding sequence ATGAGCACCCCCACCCTCACCGAGAGCCCCGCCGCACTCCGCCCCCGGCGCCGCCTGCTGCGCGGCCTGCCCTGGCTCGTCGTGCGCCAGCACCGCACCGCGCTGGCCTGCATCCTCGGCATCACCGTGCTCGGCACCCTCTGGATCGTGTACCAGCGGTACGAGATGGTCCAGCTCCTCGACGCGCGCGGCTGGCCGGAGAAGGGGGTCCGGCACTCGGTCGACGAGAGCCGGGGCTACGGCTACGTCTCCTCCCTCCTCTCGGGCCTCCCGCTGATCCTCGCCGTCTTCGTCGGCGCCCCGCTGATCGCGGGGGACCGGGAGAACGGCACCGCGCAGCTGGTCACCACCCAGTCCGTGACCCGCCGCCAGTGGCTGGTCGCCAAGCTGGGATTCGCCTACGGCCTCGCCCTGGTCTGCGGCCTGGTGCTCTCGGCCGCCTTCACCTGGTGGTGGCAGCCGCACCGCACCCTCTTCTTCTCCAAGTGGGTCGAGGGCCCGATCTTCGACAACACGGGACCGGTCCTGCCCGCGCTGCTGCTCTTCATGACCGCCGCGAGCATCACCATCGGTGTGCTGCTGCGCCGTCTGGTGCCCGCCATGGCGGTGGCGCTCGCCTTCACCGGAGTCTTCTCCTACCTCTGGGACGAGATCCGGGTCCGGCTCGGCTCCACCCAGATGTTCACGTACCCGATGGAGAGCGAGCTCCCGGCCCGCTTCGACCAGGCGTACGAGGTGGACCGCTGGGTCGGCAACGCGCAGGGGGAGCTCTTCGGCTGGGGGACCTGCGCCGAGGCCACCGAGAAGGCGCAGAACGCGTGCATCAAGGAGCACGGGATCATCAACGACGTCATCGAGTACCTCGACTACGACCAGATGGCGGCGATGCAGTGGACCGCGGCCGGCATCCTGCTCGCCGGGACGGCGCTCCTCACGGCGTTCGTGCTGTGGAGGGTCTCGCGCCGCCCACTGTAG
- a CDS encoding proline iminopeptidase-family hydrolase has product MTVAPSSKGTVRFGEHETWYRVTGDLSSPRPALVVVHGGPGSTHDYLQNLSGLAAGGRAVVHYDQLGNGGSTHLPDRGPDFWTVDLFAAELDNLLDGLGIAGDYVLFGQSWGGMLATRHAASRPAGLRGLVIANSPASYPLWLQEAKILRDQLPPGVNDTLLRHEAAGTTDSDEYHSAMRVFYERHVCRLTPWPRDYLASFFEVYNDPTVYYAMNGPSEFHVNGTLRDWSVTEFCPDVAVPTLLISGRHDEATPATVQPYQDLIPGARWEIFEESSHLPHLEEPERFTEVMETFLDGLDAPH; this is encoded by the coding sequence ATGACCGTCGCACCCAGCAGCAAAGGCACCGTACGGTTCGGCGAACACGAGACCTGGTACCGGGTGACCGGGGACCTCTCCTCGCCCCGCCCCGCCCTCGTGGTCGTCCACGGCGGCCCCGGGAGCACCCACGACTACCTCCAGAACCTGTCCGGCCTCGCCGCCGGGGGCCGTGCCGTCGTGCACTACGACCAGCTCGGCAACGGCGGATCCACCCATCTGCCCGACCGGGGACCTGACTTCTGGACGGTCGACCTGTTCGCCGCCGAGCTCGACAACCTCCTGGACGGGCTCGGCATCGCCGGCGACTACGTCCTGTTCGGCCAGTCCTGGGGCGGCATGCTCGCCACCCGGCACGCCGCCTCCCGCCCCGCCGGTCTCCGCGGTCTCGTCATCGCCAACTCGCCCGCCTCCTACCCCCTGTGGCTCCAGGAGGCGAAGATCCTCCGGGACCAGCTCCCGCCCGGCGTCAACGACACGCTGCTCCGCCACGAGGCGGCGGGTACGACCGATTCCGACGAGTACCACTCCGCGATGCGCGTGTTCTACGAGCGCCACGTCTGCCGTCTCACCCCCTGGCCGCGCGACTACCTCGCGTCCTTCTTCGAGGTGTACAACGACCCCACCGTCTACTACGCGATGAACGGCCCCAGCGAGTTCCACGTCAACGGCACCCTGCGGGACTGGTCGGTCACCGAGTTCTGCCCCGACGTCGCGGTGCCCACCCTGCTGATCTCCGGACGCCACGACGAGGCCACCCCCGCCACCGTGCAGCCCTACCAGGACCTCATCCCGGGGGCCCGGTGGGAGATCTTCGAGGAGTCCAGCCACCTCCCGCACCTGGAGGAGCCCGAACGCTTCACCGAGGTCATGGAGACCTTCCTCGACGGCCTGGACGCTCCCCACTGA
- a CDS encoding GntR family transcriptional regulator: MKSVVVFRIDRRSGVATYLQIVRQVEQALRMGALEEGDRLPTAAQVAATTKVNPNTTLKAYRELERAGLAEVRQGAGTFITRSLVQPQSGPGSPLRASLGEWMDQARAEGLTGQDVEALFRSAFEAAYPEGTTG, translated from the coding sequence GTGAAGTCCGTGGTCGTGTTCCGCATCGACCGGCGCAGCGGGGTGGCGACGTACCTCCAGATCGTCCGCCAGGTCGAGCAGGCGCTGCGCATGGGAGCCCTGGAGGAGGGCGACCGGCTGCCCACCGCGGCTCAGGTCGCCGCCACGACCAAGGTCAACCCGAACACCACGCTCAAGGCCTACCGGGAGCTGGAGCGGGCGGGCCTGGCCGAGGTGCGCCAGGGAGCGGGCACGTTCATCACCCGCTCCCTCGTCCAGCCCCAGTCCGGCCCCGGCTCACCTCTCCGCGCGTCCCTGGGCGAGTGGATGGACCAGGCCCGGGCGGAGGGTCTGACGGGCCAGGACGTCGAGGCCCTGTTCCGCTCGGCGTTCGAGGCGGCCTATCCGGAGGGGACGACCGGCTGA